Within Candidatus Abyssobacteria bacterium SURF_5, the genomic segment GCCGCCGAGCGGGAGCAGGCGGGTCTTGATCACGTTGATGAGGGTCCGGTAGCTGCCGCCGGGAAGATCGGTGCGCCCGATCGAGCCGGCGAAGAGGGTGTCGCCCACGAAAACGACGCCGTCCCAGAGGACGGATATCCCGCCGGGCGAGTGGCCGGGGCAGTGGATGATGCCGAGGCGGTGATCGGCGCCGAACGCGAGCTCGTCGCCGTGCTTTACGAGCCGGTCGGCGGGCGGAGGCGAATCGATCATGAACCCGAAGATGCGCGCCTGCGCCGCCAGGTTCGCATAGAGCGGCTCTTCGTCTTCGTGCAGCACGATCTGGGCGCCGGTCGCCTCCTTGAAACGGCCGACGTCGCCGGCATGGTCGACGTGCGAGTGGGTGAGGATGATGTATCTGGCCTTCAGCTCCCTGTTGCGCAGAAATGCTTCGATCTCGGGGGTGAATTCGCCGGCGTCGATGATGACCGCCTCGCGCGTCTGCTCGCAGCCGAGCACAAAGCAGTTGGCCATGAACGGGGTGACTTCGAATTGTTGTATCAGCACGAATGCCTCCGATTTTCCATTAATCCGGGATTCATCAGGCGGCGGGCAGAGCGCTTCCGCCCGGCTCCCTGCGCTCGCGCCGGAACGGCGCCGCGGGTGTCACAGACTAAACAGAATGGTAAAGAAATCCGGTGGAAATTGCAAGTATTTTCTCCGCGAGACGGGGAGCGGCGGCGCGGCCGGCCGGCTGCTGCGCCCGATTGTGCCAGCCGAAGGCGAATGCTATAATGGTATCATCTATCTGAAATCCTTGTACGGAAAAAGGGAATTGTATCGATGCGGCTCCGGCGACTTGCACGGTGGTACACGCTCTTTCTGATCATCCCGACGGGAGCCGCCCTCTGTGCGCTCGGCGGGGACGCGATCCTGACCGAATCGGCCAAGGTAAAACCGTATGCGGTGGTGTTCCGGGACGCGAAGGAGGCGCGGGCCGCGCGGCGGAAAAGCGATCGGCTGATCATTTTTCTCGGCGATTCATCCGTGGCTCAGCCGCCGTGGGCGGAGAAGGGGACTCCGCGCACTCCGGCGCTCCTCGAGAGCGAGCTTTCACGGTCGCACCCGCAGCTTGGAACCGTTTCCGTACTGGACTGGTCCTTCGACGGGGCCCGCTTCTTCCACTATTTCTGTCTGCTGTTCCATGCGCTCGAATACGAGCCCGATCTGGTGATAATCCCGATCAACTGGCGCAACCTCGGCCCGAGCTCGTGGGAGCAGGACCCCATATATGCCTTCCGTGAATTGAGCCGCCTCGTGCCGCTTTCCGAGCGGGACCGGCCCGCAAGCAGGCGGCTGTTTGCCCGCGAGAACATCTCCGGGCGCGCGCACCTCATGCACATCGCGCGCCATCCCCTGCTGTACCTCGAAGGCCTGCGCGTATGGAGCCGGGACCGCTTAGGCATTCGACAGACGCCCGATCTGGAGAACCTGCAGCTTCCCTCCGTGGCGGAGTTCATGGCGGGGTTCAGCGACCGGAAGCTCCTCGAGTTCTATCCGCCCGAAATCTCGCCGCAGAATCCGCAGGTCGACACGCTCCGCGCCCTTGCTCAGGCGTACGCCGAGAGCGGACTCAGGACCCTGTTCTATATCACGCCGATCCACATGGACGAGCTCAGAAGCCGCAAACCATTTGACGAAGCGGCGTTCCGTACATCCACCCAAATGGTGGCTGCGGCCGTGTCCTCGGAGGGCGGCGGATGTGTCGACGTGAGCGGATTGCTCGAGGAAAGCCTCTTTATCGACTGCTTCGAGCATTACAGCCCGCGGGGCAACCTCGCGCTCGCCCGCGCCCTCGCGCCCGAGGCGGTCCGTCTGGTGAGTGCGCCGCGGCCACAGCGGATGCCCGAGCGCCCGCCGGCGCAGACACATGCTCCGATAGCCACGGCGCCGGCCGACGAGCCGGCCCAACTTCTGACCAATTAGCAGCCCCTTCGTTCGATCACGCGCTTGTTTCACTGGATGGATCCGCGCGATCATCCCTTGGCGCGGCGCCTCAAGCGGGACCCAGCGAAACATCCGCCAGCAGCAGCTCGGCGTCTTTTTCGGCCGTCATCTCAATCCCCAGCTCACCCTCCGCCCTGACCGCCCCGAGCGTGGGAACAATTCGACCGTTCACGCGGACCGGTCCGCCCTCGAGAACGTACAGGTAGGCCCCGCGGGCGTGCGGCACCGGGTGTCGAACCGATTGATTTTCCTGCAGGAAACACGAGAGTACCTCCGCATCGGAGGCCAGCGGCAGCGCATCGGGATTTCTGCCGGAAACCAAAACAAGGAGGCGGTTTGTCCGCTCGTCGCGATCGACCGGCTTCTGCTCGACCGCCGGCTCGAGGCCGCGTGCGCGGGGAATGAACCACATCTGGATGAAACGCATCGGCCGGTCAGGCAGGTTGTTGATCTCGGAGTGCATCATGCCGCGCCCGACGGTGGTGTGCTGCACCCATCCCTTTTCGAGGATACCCCCCTTCCCGCGTTCGTCGGCGTGGCGGAACTCGCCCTCGGCGCAGTAGGTGACGACCTCGTTGTCCCGGTGCGGATGAAGCGGCCACACCGCGCCCGGCGAGAGCGTGTCGTCGTTGAACACCCGCAGGGTATCGAACCGCTCGTTTTCCGGATCCCGGTATCCATCGAATGAGAAATGCCAGCGCCCGCGAAACGTTCCGCGCTCGATCTGGCCTTCGGCCCGGTAAATGCTCTCGGGCTCCCTGATAACAAGCGAGGCCATGGTCGCTCCTCCTCCGCGTCATCCGGCGGTTTTCGCCTCGGCCGGCACGACCGTGAGCCGCAGAAGCTCGGTGCGGCGGATGAGCGAGACCGCAACCGGCTGCCCGATCGGCCATTCGGACAGGAACCGGTGGATGTCATCGACGCTGGTGATCAGGTGCTGATCGATGGAAACGATCAGGTCTCCTACGCTTATTCCGGCCTGTGAGGCTGGTCCCAGAGGATCTACTGTGACAACCTCAATCACTTGATCGTTTTTGAGCTGATGATGCCGCGCGATTCGCCTGTCAAGCGGCCTCTGAGTCGCCGAAATTCCCAAAAATCCTCTCCGAACCCGCCCGTGCATCAGCAGCTGCGAGACCACCCATTTTGCGGTGCTCGAGGGGATCGAGAACCCGATCCCCTGCGCCAGATAGATGATGGCGGTGTTGATGCCCACCACCCGCCCGCGCGAATCGACGAGCGGTCCGCCGGAGTTGCCGGGATTGAGCGGCGCGGTGTGCTGAATGATATTCTCGATCAGCCTTCCCTCGCGGCTCCTCAGGGCGCGGCCGAGCGCGCTCACAACCCCGGTCGAGACGGTCGATTGGAATCCGAACGGGTTGCCGATCGCTATAACCAACTGACCTACGCGCAATTGAGTGGAATCGCCGAAGCCGGCGTACGGCAGGTCGGACGCGTTCACCCGGATAACGGCAAGATCGGTTGCGGGATCGGTCCCCGCGATCGTGGCGTCCAGCTGGTCGCCGTCGGCGAACGTGGCCGACAGGCTTTTGATCTGGTGCACGACGTGGTCGTTGGTGAGGATGTAGCCGTCGGGCGCGATGACGACGCCCGAGCCCGCGCCCATCTGTTCCGGCTGGGGTTGACCCGGGGGTCGATGACCGCCCGAGATGCGGACGACGGCCGGCCCCACGTTATCGACGACCGAGATGACCGCCCGTGAATACGCGTCGAGCAGTTCGGTGTCGGACGGCTCGGCCGCGATGCCTCCGCCGGCTGTCTGGCCGAAGTCGTTGCCGGAAATCAGCTTCAGAATCTGTTGCAATCGTTCATGATTCATCGTTTGCTCCAATTGCCGCCCGAGAAAAACTCTTCTCTCAACCCCAAAGGCGCAAAGGGTGCAGAAAACAGGTTTCCTTTTTGAGTCTTTGCGTCTCTGCGGTTGAATGTCCTTGATCAGATGCTTTATCTTATTGAGGAATCCATCGGAGCTGGAAAATCCATTTCGGACAGGAACGATTCGCTCAATTCCTCTTCTTATTCAACTATAGTTCCGAAATCAGGTGGAGGCTATCGGGAGGAGTCCAGGTTCCGGACTTGAAACCTGTAATTTATGACTATTTTTCAGCGTAAAAAGTTTCATGTCAAGGCAGTTGCAAAGGCGGACCTTTTTCACTATCATTGGAGAGGAAATCGGCCAATTTGAACGACGAGCTTCTAAAAGCGTAAACGGACAGGAACGCACTTTGGAAACAGCCCCGTCTGTGCAGTCGATTGAGGCGTCTGCATTGAGCCCGTTGCGCCATCCGGTATTCCGCTCGCTGTGGCTCGCCTCGGTCGTCTCGAATGTCGGCACGTGGATGCAGGCCGTCGGCGCCGCCTGGCTGATGACCTCGCTCGCGCCCTCGCCGGTGATGGTGGCACTGGTGCAGGCGGCGAACACGCTGCCGATGTTTCTGCTCGCGCTGCCGGCGGGCGCGCTGGCCGACATCATCGACCGGCGCCGGCTGCTGCTTTTCGCCCAGTGCTGGATGATGCTGGCGGCCGCGGTGCTCGGGTTTCTGACGGTTTATTCCATCACCGACGCCTGGCTCCTGCTGCTGCTCACCTTTTCGCTCGGGATCGGCGCCGCGCTCAATGCGCCCGCCTGGCAGGCGATCGTGCTCGATGTGGTGCCGAGGTCGGACCTGACCGCTGCGGTCTCGCTCAACAGCGCGGGCTTCAATGTCGCGCGCGCGGTCGGCCCGACGCTGGGGGGGATCGTCATTGCGGCATCGGGTCCGGGTGCGGTTTTCCTGATCAATGCCGCATCGTTTCTCGCCGTCGTGATCGTGCTGTTCCTCTGGCGCAAGCCCGCAACCCGCAGCGTGCTTCCGGCCGAGCGCGTTTTTGGGGCGATCCGGACCGGCATCCGCTACGTGCGGCACGCGCCGGCGCTGCAGGCGATATTTCTTCGGGCGGTGGCGTTTATCGGGTTCGGGAGCTCGATTCGGGCGCTGCTGCCGGTGATCACCCGGTTCGAACTCGAACGGGGACCGACGGCCTATGGGGTTCTGCTCGGCTTCCTGGGGGCGGGCTCCGTCGCAGGCGCGTTTCTGATGCCGGCGATGAGGCGGCGGATGAACGTGGACGCGCTCCTCGCGTTCTCGGCGCTCCTGTTTGCGGGCATGCTGTTCACTTTCGCCGGCGTTCGCGTGTTCTGGGTGCTGTGCGCGGCGATGTTCGCCGGCGGCGTCGCCTGGCTCGCGCTGCTCTCAACATTCAATGCGAGCGTGCAGGCGGCGGTGCCGGTATGGGTGCGGGGGCGGGCGCTGTCGGTGTACCTGCTGATCTTTTTCGGTGGCCTGGCGGGTGGCAGCGCGCTCTGGGGCGCGGTGGCCGAGGCAATAAGCCTCTCGGCGTCGCTGGTGATCGCCGGCGCCGGCACGATCCTGGGGCTTGTGGCGACGATGCAGTTCAGCCTTTCGCGCCGGCAAACGGAGGGGCTCGAGCCGGCGATGGACTGGCCGACCCCGACGCTGGTGGGCGGCGGCGTGGAGACCGGGCGGGGCGCGGTCCTTGTCACCATCGAGTACCGGATCGACCCGGCGCGGCAGCGCGAATTCGTCGGCGCGATGCAGCGGCTGCGGCGAATCCGCCGGCGCGACGGCGCGCTCCGGTGGGGGCTCGGCCGCGACACCACCGATCCGGAACGGTTCATCGAGTTCTACGTGGTTGAATCCTGGACCGAGCACCTGCGCCAGCACGAGCGGCTGACGGTGGCCGACCGCGCGGCCTTCGAGCATGCGCGCTCATTTCATACGGCAGACCTGCCGCCGTCGGTCTCGCATTTCGTTTTTCTTTCCGGAAAAAACGAGGGGGCGTGATCCTGGTTCAGGCGGTTACAGCGATTTTGTGTTCAGGCATTTCGTAACCGCGGCGGCGCAAGCAACCACTCTTGTCCAAGATAATCTTGAAAAACGAAATATGAGATAATTCCGCGTCGCGCGGGTCCGATAGAAATAGACCAGAAACAGAAGAAAAAGATTCCTCAACAGGAGGCAAGAGCAAACAGAGCACAAAGAACATCTTTTTCCTCCGTTGTCTATGTTCCCTCCTGTTTAAAAGGTTTCTTCTTGAATCCGTGAATTACAAAAAAATCTGTGAAAATCTCCGCAAGCTGCGGATAAGAAGGTTTTTTCTGCAGACTGCCTCGTTACAGATTGAGGTCCGCGGACTGCCTTTCTAATCCATGCTTCGCAAATCAACCGGGCTCGGTGGCGGGAAGATTCGCTTTCGCGGTGATGCGGTCGGGCGTGATCTCGCAGACGTTCACGATCGCGAGGGCATGCACCGGCGGCGGCTCAACGGGCACGGCGCCGGTATATTTCTTCAGCAGAAACTCGAGCGCGCGCATCTTCTCGTTCTCGTCCTCGAGCAACCGCGTTTTCCCCATGATGATGACGCTGCGGTAATATGCGGTATAGAGGCATGCCTGCTCATTGGGCACGATCTCGAGCAGCTCGTCGACCTCGAAACAAGCCGGGCGGTCGCCGCCGATCCCTTCGAATTTGCGGCCCTCGAGCCCGGTGTGGAAGTAGATGCGGCCGCCGGCATAGACGTAATTGAGCGGAACGATGTACGGCTCTCCGCCGGCGATCACTCCGAGTCTGCCGACGAGCGCGCGCTCCAATATCTCGCGTATCTCATCCTGATTCTCGATCCAGATTTTCACGAGGTGTGCCTCCTGTGCTGACAATGCCAATTTGGGTTTCGGGGACGGGCACCATCGCGACCGCTGGATGGTCGACGGTCCGCGACGCTTGGGACTCCATCAAATTGAGCCAGTCCCCTTCGCATTCGGGAGCGGATCGCTCCCGGTTTTTGACGGGTTATTATACGGCGGGGGGCGAAAGAGGTCAACCGAGAAAAAGAAAAAGCCCCTCTTTCTCGAGGGGGCTTCTTAAACTCTCTCCCGAATGTGGCCTATTTACAGGTGCACTGTTTAGCGGGTTTGCCGCAGCCTACGCAGACGCCGTTCTTGATCTCTCCGCCGCATTTCTTGCAGGGAGTGCATCCGCACGTTTGGCAATGCCGCACGCTGTCAAATCCGAACATGTCTCATCATCCTTTCTGATTGCACGGTTCACTTTCCCAATCTTAGCACCGGGCAGGCGACGGGGCAAGCGATGGGGCGAGGTCCTTCTTGAGGAAAATGAGAAATGAGGACAGCTTACGGAGCGGAATCATTCAGCCTGCGGCTCGCCGTTTTCCTCGAAATCGGCTTCGTCGGCTCCCGGCGACTCCGATTCGGGCAGATTCGCGGCGGCCTCATCGGCGAGAGCGTCCTCTTTCTCTTTCGGCATGACGACGGCGACGGCGACAAACGAATCGTCCT encodes:
- a CDS encoding MBL fold metallo-hydrolase, yielding MLIQQFEVTPFMANCFVLGCEQTREAVIIDAGEFTPEIEAFLRNRELKARYIILTHSHVDHAGDVGRFKEATGAQIVLHEDEEPLYANLAAQARIFGFMIDSPPPADRLVKHGDELAFGADHRLGIIHCPGHSPGGISVLWDGVVFVGDTLFAGSIGRTDLPGGSYRTLINVIKTRLLPLGG
- a CDS encoding pirin family protein produces the protein MASLVIREPESIYRAEGQIERGTFRGRWHFSFDGYRDPENERFDTLRVFNDDTLSPGAVWPLHPHRDNEVVTYCAEGEFRHADERGKGGILEKGWVQHTTVGRGMMHSEINNLPDRPMRFIQMWFIPRARGLEPAVEQKPVDRDERTNRLLVLVSGRNPDALPLASDAEVLSCFLQENQSVRHPVPHARGAYLYVLEGGPVRVNGRIVPTLGAVRAEGELGIEMTAEKDAELLLADVSLGPA
- a CDS encoding PDZ domain-containing protein, which translates into the protein MNHERLQQILKLISGNDFGQTAGGGIAAEPSDTELLDAYSRAVISVVDNVGPAVVRISGGHRPPGQPQPEQMGAGSGVVIAPDGYILTNDHVVHQIKSLSATFADGDQLDATIAGTDPATDLAVIRVNASDLPYAGFGDSTQLRVGQLVIAIGNPFGFQSTVSTGVVSALGRALRSREGRLIENIIQHTAPLNPGNSGGPLVDSRGRVVGINTAIIYLAQGIGFSIPSSTAKWVVSQLLMHGRVRRGFLGISATQRPLDRRIARHHQLKNDQVIEVVTVDPLGPASQAGISVGDLIVSIDQHLITSVDDIHRFLSEWPIGQPVAVSLIRRTELLRLTVVPAEAKTAG
- a CDS encoding MFS transporter translates to MSRQLQRRTFFTIIGEEIGQFERRASKSVNGQERTLETAPSVQSIEASALSPLRHPVFRSLWLASVVSNVGTWMQAVGAAWLMTSLAPSPVMVALVQAANTLPMFLLALPAGALADIIDRRRLLLFAQCWMMLAAAVLGFLTVYSITDAWLLLLLTFSLGIGAALNAPAWQAIVLDVVPRSDLTAAVSLNSAGFNVARAVGPTLGGIVIAASGPGAVFLINAASFLAVVIVLFLWRKPATRSVLPAERVFGAIRTGIRYVRHAPALQAIFLRAVAFIGFGSSIRALLPVITRFELERGPTAYGVLLGFLGAGSVAGAFLMPAMRRRMNVDALLAFSALLFAGMLFTFAGVRVFWVLCAAMFAGGVAWLALLSTFNASVQAAVPVWVRGRALSVYLLIFFGGLAGGSALWGAVAEAISLSASLVIAGAGTILGLVATMQFSLSRRQTEGLEPAMDWPTPTLVGGGVETGRGAVLVTIEYRIDPARQREFVGAMQRLRRIRRRDGALRWGLGRDTTDPERFIEFYVVESWTEHLRQHERLTVADRAAFEHARSFHTADLPPSVSHFVFLSGKNEGA
- a CDS encoding pyridoxamine 5'-phosphate oxidase family protein; amino-acid sequence: MQRSRWCPSPKPKLALSAQEAHLVKIWIENQDEIREILERALVGRLGVIAGGEPYIVPLNYVYAGGRIYFHTGLEGRKFEGIGGDRPACFEVDELLEIVPNEQACLYTAYYRSVIIMGKTRLLEDENEKMRALEFLLKKYTGAVPVEPPPVHALAIVNVCEITPDRITAKANLPATEPG